One bacterium DNA segment encodes these proteins:
- a CDS encoding ABC transporter permease subunit yields MLSVLIQKELKAIILSPKFTATFVICSVLMLLSVYIGIQEYQNSVKQYEAGKQLIDEGTREATSWNSVRYRAYRAPDPMQIFVSGLNYDIGRWSAINQQSMVKLRNSSYSDDPIFAVFRFVDFSFIVLVVLSLFAIMFTYDAVNGEREDGTLKLVFANPVPRARFILAKCIGGWLGLVIPICLPILLSVLLVQLFGIPFAADHWLRLFTLIVAAIAFFTFFIILGVLISSLTKRSSVSFLLALVAWIVFVLIVPRAGIIAAGQILPVPSTAEVEGQVQSFSKDRWATFYTAQEERWRERSVHTDNPDGENAPVEDEKLWQYLEEDDAARKAVQLEIDEFDRKLNDDLRHRRAAQERLAFSLSRVSPASAFQLAAMDLAGSDIALKTRNEESMDIFRTEYTQFIQAKQAESGPGAGAFTIQIDTEKGVSIGTPRDQAAIDASQLPTFVSPSYGFSDAAKTFLLDFGLLLIFSIVAFGGAFAAFLRYDVR; encoded by the coding sequence ATGCTCTCAGTGTTGATACAGAAGGAACTCAAGGCGATTATCCTGAGTCCGAAGTTTACAGCCACATTTGTTATCTGCTCGGTGCTGATGTTGTTGAGCGTCTACATCGGGATTCAGGAGTATCAGAATTCAGTCAAGCAATATGAAGCCGGCAAGCAGTTGATCGATGAGGGTACTCGCGAAGCCACCTCGTGGAATTCGGTGCGTTATCGTGCTTATCGTGCTCCTGACCCGATGCAGATTTTCGTCTCGGGGCTCAATTACGACATCGGCAGGTGGTCGGCAATAAATCAGCAAAGTATGGTCAAGCTCCGCAATAGCTCATACTCTGATGATCCGATCTTTGCCGTTTTCAGATTCGTCGATTTTTCGTTCATCGTACTGGTCGTGCTTTCGTTGTTTGCGATCATGTTCACCTATGACGCTGTCAATGGCGAACGCGAGGACGGTACGCTGAAATTGGTGTTTGCCAATCCGGTGCCACGCGCCCGATTCATACTTGCCAAGTGCATCGGCGGCTGGCTGGGATTAGTGATTCCAATCTGCCTGCCAATTCTGTTGAGCGTTCTCCTGGTACAGCTATTCGGAATACCGTTCGCCGCCGATCACTGGCTGAGACTCTTCACCTTGATAGTCGCGGCAATTGCGTTTTTCACCTTTTTCATAATACTCGGAGTTCTGATATCGTCTCTGACCAAGCGTTCCAGTGTCTCGTTCCTATTGGCATTGGTGGCATGGATTGTCTTTGTGCTGATTGTCCCTCGTGCGGGAATCATAGCCGCAGGACAGATTCTTCCCGTTCCAAGCACGGCAGAAGTCGAAGGGCAGGTACAGAGCTTCTCAAAGGATCGTTGGGCAACATTTTACACTGCTCAAGAAGAGCGCTGGCGAGAAAGGAGCGTTCATACAGACAACCCTGACGGAGAAAATGCTCCAGTCGAAGATGAAAAGCTCTGGCAATACCTCGAAGAAGATGATGCCGCACGAAAGGCGGTCCAACTGGAGATTGACGAGTTTGACCGGAAGCTTAACGACGATCTTCGTCATCGTCGCGCCGCACAAGAACGGCTGGCATTCTCCCTTTCGCGCGTTTCACCGGCATCGGCATTCCAGCTTGCTGCCATGGATCTTGCAGGATCAGACATAGCTCTCAAAACACGCAATGAAGAATCTATGGACATCTTCCGAACCGAGTATACGCAGTTCATCCAGGCAAAACAGGCGGAGTCCGGTCCCGGTGCGGGAGCGTTTACGATTCAAATAGACACAGAAAAAGGCGTATCGATCGGAACACCACGAGACCAAGCAGCAATCGATGCTTCTCAGTTGCCGACTTTCGTCTCCCCATCTTATGGATTTTCCGATGCGGCGAAGACATTTCTACTCGATTTTGGATTACTCTTGATATTCTCGATAGTCGCATTTGGCGGTGCGTTTGCTGCATTCCTGCGCTACGACGTAAGGTAA
- a CDS encoding ABC transporter ATP-binding protein yields MLEAVNLTKRYEDGVLALDHVSFQVRSGEIFAMLGGNGAGKTTTINLFLNFIEPTEGEARINGIVSHLDPLKAKEHIAFVSENVMLYANFTALQNLDFFARLGGQTHYTREDYHNVLLRVGLAKEAHNKRLRGYSKGMRQKCGIAIAILKNAPAILLDEPTSGLDPKAGHDFIELLGSLRAEGKAILMSTHDIFRAKEIADTVAIMNDGKIIMQRPAAALVDLDLEQLYMQYMAGRTSELVG; encoded by the coding sequence ATTTAACAAAACGCTACGAGGATGGCGTCCTCGCGCTTGATCATGTCTCATTCCAAGTCCGGTCCGGCGAAATCTTTGCGATGCTCGGAGGTAACGGTGCTGGCAAGACTACGACCATCAACCTGTTTCTCAATTTCATCGAACCCACTGAAGGCGAAGCACGCATCAATGGTATCGTATCGCATCTTGACCCGTTGAAGGCAAAAGAACACATCGCTTTCGTATCTGAGAATGTGATGCTGTACGCCAATTTTACCGCACTTCAGAATCTTGATTTCTTTGCTCGGCTTGGCGGTCAAACACATTACACTCGCGAAGATTACCACAATGTGTTGTTGCGGGTCGGCTTGGCAAAGGAAGCTCACAACAAACGCCTGCGCGGTTACTCCAAGGGTATGAGACAGAAGTGCGGTATTGCCATCGCCATCCTGAAAAATGCACCGGCGATTCTTTTGGACGAACCAACATCGGGACTTGACCCTAAAGCCGGACACGATTTCATAGAACTGCTGGGATCGCTGCGCGCCGAAGGCAAGGCAATCTTAATGTCGACACATGATATCTTCCGCGCCAAGGAAATTGCGGACACTGTGGCGATCATGAACGACGGCAAAATCATCATGCAACGTCCTGCCGCAGCTTTGGTCGATCTCGACCTCGAACAGCTATACATGCAGTATATGGCCGGTCGAACATCGGAACTTGTAGGTTAG
- a CDS encoding ABC transporter permease yields the protein MLKTLIEKEIRDIVGSAKFAVIFGACAILILTSFYVGARTYQANRSQYEAAKAENLRQFEGMTDWFNVQQHRIFLPPQPLASLVNGISNDIGRTTEVWGRGELSAQDSKFGDEPIYAVFRFLDLEFMFQVVLSLFAVLLGYDAISGEKERGTLKLSFANAVPRDKYILGKIIGSLAALTIPLIAALGIGCLLLPILGVPLSGDDWTRLALIILTGILYFAAFLTLSIFVSARTVRSSSSFLVLLVVWILCVLIVPRASVLLAGRAVDVPSVDELAAQKAKFQQQQWQEDRASWANFKPSNKEDPAAMMDELNRYMEEQADIRDKKMQELTSRLNEQRLNKQMEQQDLAFNFARISPAATLSLGVTSLAGTSISLKDHYGDEAKAYQSSYANFMKEKTGTNPGGRMFMFRTKIEDGEEVKPEPINPQELPQFEYHQPDLAQSISSAALDMGLLAFFNLLFFAGAFVSFLRYDVR from the coding sequence ATGCTAAAGACCCTGATAGAAAAAGAGATCCGCGACATCGTCGGCTCAGCCAAATTCGCTGTTATCTTTGGCGCTTGCGCGATCTTGATATTGACGTCCTTCTATGTCGGCGCACGTACCTATCAAGCCAACCGTTCCCAATATGAAGCGGCCAAGGCCGAGAACTTGCGTCAATTCGAGGGTATGACCGACTGGTTCAATGTCCAGCAGCATCGCATTTTCCTGCCGCCACAGCCGCTGGCTTCGCTCGTTAATGGAATATCCAACGATATCGGCCGCACCACGGAGGTTTGGGGGCGCGGTGAATTGTCGGCACAAGATAGCAAGTTCGGTGATGAACCGATTTATGCCGTCTTTAGGTTTCTCGACTTGGAGTTTATGTTCCAGGTGGTGCTTTCGTTGTTCGCAGTACTTTTGGGCTACGATGCCATTAGCGGAGAGAAAGAGCGCGGAACACTCAAGCTCTCATTCGCCAACGCTGTCCCTCGCGACAAGTACATTCTCGGCAAAATCATCGGCAGCTTGGCGGCTCTGACCATACCATTGATTGCCGCTCTGGGCATCGGCTGTTTGCTGCTCCCAATACTAGGCGTTCCGCTTTCGGGTGATGATTGGACCCGGCTCGCTTTGATTATCCTTACTGGAATACTCTACTTCGCCGCCTTCCTGACACTGTCAATCTTCGTGTCTGCGCGTACGGTGCGATCCTCAAGCTCATTTCTTGTCTTATTGGTCGTCTGGATTCTTTGCGTCTTGATCGTGCCACGCGCCTCCGTCTTGCTGGCTGGACGCGCTGTTGATGTACCTTCGGTTGACGAACTTGCCGCACAGAAAGCAAAGTTCCAGCAACAGCAGTGGCAGGAAGACCGCGCTAGCTGGGCAAATTTCAAACCGTCCAACAAGGAAGATCCCGCTGCGATGATGGATGAACTGAATCGATACATGGAAGAGCAGGCTGATATTCGCGACAAGAAGATGCAGGAGCTGACTTCGCGCCTCAATGAACAGCGCCTTAACAAGCAGATGGAACAGCAGGACCTCGCCTTCAACTTCGCCCGCATTTCTCCGGCGGCTACGCTTTCACTTGGCGTTACCAGCCTGGCGGGAACTTCGATCTCGCTCAAGGATCATTATGGAGACGAAGCAAAGGCGTACCAATCATCTTATGCGAACTTCATGAAGGAGAAAACCGGCACGAACCCCGGCGGGCGAATGTTCATGTTCCGCACCAAAATTGAAGACGGTGAAGAAGTGAAACCTGAGCCTATCAATCCGCAGGAACTTCCCCAATTTGAGTATCACCAGCCCGATTTGGCGCAGTCTATTTCTTCAGCAGCGCTTGATATGGGGCTCTTGGCCTTCTTTAACCTGTTGTTCTTCGCCGGAGCGTTTGTGTCGTTCCTGCGCTATGATGTTCGCTGA
- a CDS encoding DMT family transporter, whose amino-acid sequence MSSFFLLFAVVVWGWSFVATKICLGELSPIELLGLRVFIALPILFAMARFKGAKLVRNPNVYKQLAIGSAIITAHFLIQITGLQYTSATNTGWIISITPLVTVALSYVFLKEQISRFTIIGIVVATTGILLLVSHGNLLNFEWLKSTGDWLILISAHTWAIYTVATRDLTRSQSPLIVTIGVLIPTAVLMLVYMLLTSNWGSFLLLSVKVYIALGVLAIFATALAHWFWQEGVRGVGAARAGIFLYLEPIATTTLAVPMLSEQFGVFTAIGGALVLIGVYIAQQRQKSK is encoded by the coding sequence ATGTCGTCATTCTTCCTATTGTTTGCAGTCGTCGTCTGGGGTTGGTCCTTCGTCGCGACAAAAATCTGTCTCGGCGAATTGAGCCCAATCGAACTTCTTGGCCTACGCGTCTTCATTGCTCTGCCGATTCTCTTCGCCATGGCTCGGTTCAAAGGCGCAAAGCTTGTTCGAAACCCCAACGTCTACAAACAACTCGCCATTGGGTCGGCGATTATCACCGCTCATTTCCTGATCCAGATTACAGGGCTTCAGTATACCTCTGCAACGAACACCGGATGGATCATCTCGATAACGCCGCTTGTGACCGTCGCTCTGTCTTATGTGTTTCTCAAAGAGCAGATAAGTCGCTTCACCATAATTGGCATAGTCGTCGCAACAACCGGAATCTTGTTGCTTGTCTCGCATGGTAACTTGTTGAATTTTGAGTGGCTCAAAAGCACCGGTGATTGGCTTATCTTGATATCCGCCCACACTTGGGCAATCTATACCGTGGCTACGCGCGACTTGACCCGTTCTCAGTCGCCTCTGATTGTTACGATCGGCGTTCTTATTCCTACTGCCGTATTGATGCTCGTTTATATGCTTCTGACTTCGAATTGGGGCAGTTTCTTGCTCCTGTCAGTGAAGGTCTACATAGCACTTGGCGTGTTAGCTATATTTGCCACGGCACTTGCACATTGGTTCTGGCAGGAAGGCGTTCGAGGAGTCGGAGCGGCGAGAGCCGGTATCTTTCTCTATCTTGAACCAATCGCTACTACGACTTTGGCAGTGCCGATGCTTAGTGAGCAGTTCGGCGTGTTTACTGCCATCGGTGGAGCATTGGTTCTGATCGGTGTTTACATTGCTCAACAAAGGCAGAAATCGAAATGA
- a CDS encoding GNAT family N-acetyltransferase — translation MSAVSVAALDDHDRDWVRLILSGHWGGPEIVTRGAVHQGDQLPGFKALINNVAVGLLTYRFYRDECEIISLNSMRERLGIGTMLMTTVCNWAASKRCHRVWLITTNDNSYAVKLYEKLGFRIAAIHENALLESRKLKPSIPMLGFNGIEIRDEIEMELLLHNRPLV, via the coding sequence ATGAGCGCCGTTTCAGTTGCCGCGCTCGACGATCACGATCGCGATTGGGTTCGGCTGATTCTTAGCGGACATTGGGGCGGACCAGAGATTGTCACGCGGGGTGCTGTACATCAAGGCGATCAACTCCCCGGCTTCAAGGCGTTGATCAACAATGTTGCGGTCGGATTGTTAACTTATCGATTCTACCGCGACGAGTGTGAAATCATCTCTCTAAACAGCATGAGGGAACGGCTGGGGATTGGAACCATGTTGATGACAACGGTCTGTAACTGGGCCGCATCAAAACGATGTCATCGAGTCTGGCTGATTACCACTAATGACAATTCCTATGCCGTGAAACTCTATGAAAAACTGGGATTTCGAATTGCGGCCATACACGAAAACGCTCTTCTGGAATCCCGAAAACTCAAACCTTCCATCCCAATGCTCGGATTCAATGGCATCGAAATTCGCGATGAAATCGAGATGGAGCTACTGCTTCACAATCGCCCCCTGGTTTAG
- a CDS encoding UDP-2,3-diacylglucosamine diphosphatase has product MNFEIEELTDSPEPIHTLIVSDVHLGSRVSRAKECLELIESYRIDKRRWRFRKLILLGDIFDDLNFSRLDKYAWKLVSLFREITDEESNAEVVWVLGNHDELLVPLMAHLVGIRVHEEYEWEIAGRRYFAMHGQQFDKWIINYPNISKVPSWIYDLIQQLDGPKQRISRFVKEKSKTWLRINDSVANGIVNYASSKGKGIVAAFCGHTHIAEEIDFPENGIRYFNTGCWTGKHAPTYVTISIRGKVQLRELEQNAAPIVAAGKLIAAHV; this is encoded by the coding sequence ATGAATTTCGAAATCGAGGAATTGACAGATTCCCCGGAGCCGATCCACACGCTAATTGTCTCCGATGTTCACCTTGGTTCGCGCGTTAGCCGCGCCAAGGAGTGCCTTGAATTGATCGAGTCTTACCGCATCGACAAGAGGCGATGGAGATTTCGTAAGTTGATCCTGCTTGGCGACATATTTGATGACCTTAATTTCAGCCGTCTCGACAAGTACGCTTGGAAGCTAGTGAGCCTGTTTCGTGAAATCACAGACGAAGAGAGCAATGCGGAGGTTGTCTGGGTTCTAGGCAATCACGACGAATTGCTGGTTCCGTTGATGGCACATCTGGTAGGAATCAGGGTGCATGAAGAATATGAATGGGAAATCGCCGGAAGACGTTACTTCGCGATGCACGGTCAACAATTCGACAAGTGGATCATCAATTATCCGAATATCTCCAAGGTTCCGTCTTGGATTTACGACCTGATTCAACAGCTCGACGGGCCAAAGCAGAGGATTAGCCGATTCGTCAAAGAGAAGAGCAAGACCTGGCTGCGCATTAACGACTCCGTGGCAAATGGAATTGTGAACTACGCATCTAGCAAAGGAAAAGGTATCGTTGCGGCATTCTGCGGTCACACTCACATCGCCGAGGAAATCGACTTCCCCGAGAATGGAATTCGATACTTCAATACGGGTTGCTGGACAGGCAAGCACGCGCCGACGTACGTAACCATTTCAATCCGTGGTAAGGTGCAACTTCGCGAACTTGAACAAAACGCTGCTCCCATCGTAGCCGCCGGCAAGCTCATCGCTGCCCACGTCTAA
- the corA gene encoding magnesium/cobalt transporter CorA — translation MSTKKPSSRISNKLGKMPGSLIYVGVERRDPVTIDVLQYSNDQHQEYRAASIDDIVVPADQSHMAWINIEGVHDISIIEGIGQKFGIHPLMLEDIVNTNKRPKFEDMGEYMVTMLKMLYIKPGTDEILAEQVSLVIGKNYVISFQEVEGDVFEPIRDRIRRTIPRQKFLGADYLAHALIDAVVDHYFIVMESIGDKVEAAQDHLIKNPKPDNLNTIYSLKRKLIDLRRCIWPLREVLGAFERCESPLIHDYTRLYMRDLYEHVVQVADTVETNREMVSGLLEIYLTSLSNRTNEIMRLLTVISTIFIPLTFLAGVYGMNFDTNAGPLSMPELGLPLGYIGFWLLSLLIVGGLLWFFKRRKWL, via the coding sequence ATGAGTACAAAGAAACCTTCCTCACGCATTTCGAACAAGCTTGGCAAGATGCCAGGCTCCCTCATCTATGTTGGCGTCGAACGCCGGGATCCAGTGACAATCGATGTCCTCCAATATTCCAACGACCAACACCAGGAATACCGCGCGGCATCGATCGATGACATTGTCGTACCGGCCGATCAGTCCCACATGGCGTGGATTAACATTGAAGGCGTGCACGACATCAGTATCATCGAGGGCATTGGACAGAAATTCGGCATCCACCCATTGATGCTCGAGGATATCGTCAATACAAATAAACGCCCTAAGTTCGAGGACATGGGTGAATACATGGTAACCATGCTCAAGATGCTCTACATCAAACCGGGCACGGACGAAATTCTCGCCGAACAGGTGAGTTTGGTTATAGGGAAGAATTATGTAATCTCGTTTCAGGAAGTCGAAGGCGACGTCTTCGAGCCAATTCGTGATCGCATTCGCAGGACCATCCCTCGACAGAAATTCCTCGGTGCCGACTATTTGGCGCATGCCTTGATTGATGCCGTCGTTGATCACTACTTTATTGTCATGGAGAGCATCGGCGACAAAGTCGAAGCAGCTCAAGATCACTTGATCAAGAACCCGAAGCCAGACAATCTGAACACAATATACTCTCTGAAACGTAAACTCATCGACTTGCGCCGCTGTATCTGGCCGTTGCGAGAAGTTCTCGGAGCATTTGAGCGTTGCGAATCGCCGCTGATTCACGACTACACACGGCTGTATATGCGTGATTTGTATGAACATGTTGTGCAGGTAGCTGATACCGTTGAAACCAATCGTGAAATGGTTTCCGGATTGCTGGAGATTTATCTAACGAGCCTGAGCAATCGCACCAACGAAATCATGCGATTGCTGACAGTGATTTCGACAATCTTCATTCCGCTGACATTTCTCGCTGGAGTCTATGGAATGAATTTTGACACTAATGCCGGTCCTCTGAGCATGCCCGAGCTTGGACTCCCGCTTGGCTACATCGGATTCTGGCTCCTCTCTTTACTGATAGTTGGTGGGCTCTTGTGGTTCTTCAAACGGCGGAAATGGTTGTGA
- a CDS encoding carbohydrate binding family 9 domain-containing protein, which produces MPFLLFGILVSGSSDAVIAQTNPNSIRKNIRAVKANPHAPKIDGKLDDAIWQQAEFHSDFLQRLPDEGAQPLEKTEVAVVYDEHTLYVGARFYCDNPEQLRMHLERRDNQGPAEQFIVSIDSYYDRRTGFGFGVNTSGVRFDRYYPEDSEGGADYSFNPVWHAHTSVDDKGWIAEIAVPFSQLRFTAKQEQVWGINFNRWIPERNEDSYWVYTPREEAGFVSRFGDLTGIVGIKPSKRIEILPYFASDASFVDGDFTGNPFEDGKDLDPRIGGDLKMGIGPNLTLDATFNPDFGQVEADPAVINLSAFETVYSEKRPFFTEGGLLLEGNGPSYFYSRRVGGPPRDNGIGDIVHQPSNSTILGASKITGKLKSGTSIGFLTALTQREYAQNYDRETDSTYKTQIEPMTLYSVARVEQQFGKERSTVGISLTSVGRDLNGVGRLEDRLRKSAITGGADWRLKFKQGLYELYGHSGFSHIRGSKSAIRRAQQSSARYFQRPDADYIEFDSTRTSLTGYASQIGLKKSGGKHWVWDLSFNAESPNFELNDAGVLGQADDLDASMYVGYQENKPGKVFRSYYVEAFGYANWNYGGNRQFSEGGLFSEFTLPNYVSFDWTVKRQFPGQDDARTRGGPSMQNEAGYSTNLGINTNFTGTTVFSASFNYGVDELDGWLWSWGTSMSTRIGNRMEFAVNPSYTREDQPRQYVTSVAGHGGGEGTYGVRYVLSRIARTTISATIRMNYYFTSNFSLEVYAEPYAANGKFHQHGELVKARSHDLRYYESSEGSSIELIEDDDTGDKYYQVTDGAESFTLPFLDFGARSFRSNVVMRWEFHPGSTIYLVWQRNLGEDKDIGKTVSPSALFDSFGAQGEDFVAFKIAYWIPIS; this is translated from the coding sequence TTGCCGTTCCTGCTTTTCGGGATTCTGGTCTCGGGCAGCAGTGACGCTGTAATAGCGCAGACAAATCCAAATTCTATCAGAAAAAACATTCGAGCAGTAAAAGCCAATCCGCATGCTCCCAAGATAGACGGAAAGTTGGATGATGCGATCTGGCAGCAAGCTGAGTTTCATTCGGACTTTCTGCAACGACTTCCTGACGAAGGCGCACAGCCGCTTGAGAAGACTGAAGTTGCAGTTGTGTATGACGAGCATACGCTCTATGTAGGTGCCAGATTCTATTGCGACAATCCGGAACAGTTGCGGATGCATTTGGAGCGACGGGACAATCAAGGCCCGGCTGAGCAGTTCATCGTATCGATCGACTCATACTATGACCGCCGCACCGGGTTTGGATTTGGAGTGAACACATCAGGCGTGAGATTTGATCGGTACTATCCTGAGGACTCTGAAGGGGGGGCTGACTACTCATTCAATCCGGTCTGGCATGCCCACACCAGCGTTGATGATAAGGGCTGGATTGCCGAGATCGCAGTCCCATTCTCGCAATTGCGGTTTACTGCCAAGCAGGAACAAGTTTGGGGAATCAATTTCAACCGCTGGATTCCAGAGCGCAATGAAGACAGTTATTGGGTGTATACACCCCGTGAAGAAGCCGGCTTTGTGTCTCGGTTCGGCGATTTGACTGGCATAGTGGGCATTAAGCCCTCAAAACGCATCGAAATCCTGCCTTACTTTGCGTCTGATGCGAGCTTCGTTGACGGTGATTTTACCGGCAATCCATTCGAAGATGGCAAGGACCTGGATCCGCGAATTGGCGGCGATCTCAAGATGGGGATTGGTCCGAATTTGACTCTTGACGCGACTTTCAATCCGGACTTCGGTCAGGTTGAAGCGGATCCGGCGGTAATCAATCTGAGTGCATTCGAAACAGTTTACAGCGAAAAGCGACCATTTTTCACCGAAGGCGGTTTGTTGCTCGAAGGCAATGGTCCGAGCTATTTCTATTCGCGTCGAGTTGGCGGTCCGCCTCGCGATAACGGGATAGGGGACATTGTCCACCAGCCTTCGAATTCGACCATTCTTGGAGCGTCCAAGATTACCGGGAAGTTGAAATCAGGTACCTCAATCGGCTTTCTGACAGCATTGACTCAGCGTGAATACGCGCAGAATTATGATCGTGAGACTGACTCAACCTATAAGACGCAAATAGAGCCAATGACATTGTACTCTGTTGCGCGCGTTGAGCAGCAATTTGGCAAGGAGCGTTCGACTGTTGGAATTTCGTTGACCAGTGTCGGCAGAGATCTCAACGGCGTTGGCCGATTGGAAGATAGGCTTCGCAAGAGCGCAATAACCGGCGGCGCCGACTGGCGACTCAAGTTCAAACAGGGCCTTTACGAATTGTATGGCCACAGCGGATTCAGCCACATACGCGGCTCGAAATCGGCTATCCGTCGGGCGCAGCAGTCAAGCGCGAGGTATTTCCAGCGACCGGACGCCGATTACATAGAATTTGATTCAACGCGCACATCCTTGACTGGCTATGCGTCGCAGATTGGATTGAAAAAATCTGGCGGAAAGCACTGGGTCTGGGATCTGTCGTTTAATGCCGAGTCGCCCAACTTCGAACTGAACGACGCAGGCGTACTCGGGCAGGCAGACGATCTCGATGCCAGTATGTATGTTGGTTATCAAGAGAACAAGCCCGGAAAGGTCTTTCGGAGCTACTATGTGGAAGCATTCGGCTATGCCAACTGGAACTATGGCGGGAATCGACAATTCAGCGAGGGTGGGCTTTTCTCAGAATTCACTTTACCCAACTACGTGAGCTTTGATTGGACCGTCAAGCGCCAATTTCCGGGTCAGGACGATGCTCGGACCCGCGGTGGACCATCAATGCAAAACGAAGCTGGATATTCAACCAATCTCGGGATAAACACCAATTTTACCGGGACTACTGTGTTCAGCGCGTCCTTTAACTATGGTGTTGACGAACTCGACGGTTGGCTTTGGAGTTGGGGAACCTCGATGTCAACCCGGATCGGTAATCGGATGGAGTTCGCAGTGAATCCGAGTTACACTCGCGAGGATCAACCTCGACAGTACGTAACCTCCGTGGCCGGGCACGGCGGTGGTGAAGGGACTTATGGCGTTCGCTATGTCTTGTCCCGCATCGCGCGAACGACGATTTCAGCGACCATTAGAATGAACTACTACTTCACCTCCAACTTCAGTCTTGAGGTATATGCGGAACCCTATGCCGCGAATGGCAAGTTCCATCAGCACGGCGAACTAGTCAAGGCAAGAAGTCACGATTTGAGGTATTACGAATCCTCTGAAGGCAGTTCAATCGAGCTGATTGAGGATGACGATACAGGTGATAAGTACTATCAAGTTACTGATGGCGCTGAGAGCTTTACGTTGCCGTTTCTGGATTTTGGCGCGCGCTCTTTCAGAAGTAATGTTGTGATGCGCTGGGAATTTCACCCGGGCAGTACCATATATCTGGTGTGGCAACGCAATCTCGGTGAGGACAAGGATATTGGAAAGACGGTCAGCCCCAGTGCGCTTTTCGATTCATTTGGAGCTCAGGGCGAAGATTTTGTCGCGTTCAAAATCGCGTACTGGATTCCGATTTCATAG